Proteins found in one Seonamhaeicola sp. S2-3 genomic segment:
- the pgk gene encoding phosphoglycerate kinase — translation MKTLNDFNFENKKALIRVDFNVPLNEKFEVTDANRIISAKPTIIKILEEGGSCILMSHLGRPKGFQDEFSLKHIAAKVEDILGVEVKFVPDCIGADVEEAAANLKPGQILLLENLRFYKEETAGDKDFAEKLSKLGDIYVNDAFGTAHRAHASTTIVAQFFAENKCFGNLLAQEIESIKKVMETGEKPVLAILGGAKVSSKITIIENILDKVDHLIIGGGMAFTFVKAQGGSIGNSICEDDKQELALDILKQAKEKNVQVHIPVDTVAADAFSNDANTQVVDINAIPDGWEGVDAGPKSRELFHKVVMESKTILWNGPLGVFEMESFAQGTIELGNSIAEATKNGAFSLVGGGDSVAAVKQFGFQDKVSYVSTGGGAMLESLEGKTLPGIAAILD, via the coding sequence ATGAAGACTCTAAACGATTTTAATTTCGAAAATAAAAAAGCCTTAATCCGTGTAGATTTTAATGTGCCTTTAAATGAAAAATTTGAAGTTACAGATGCTAACAGAATTATTTCTGCTAAACCAACTATTATTAAAATATTAGAAGAGGGTGGAAGCTGTATTTTAATGTCGCATTTAGGGCGTCCAAAAGGATTTCAAGATGAGTTTTCATTAAAACATATTGCTGCTAAAGTTGAAGATATTTTAGGAGTAGAAGTAAAATTTGTGCCAGATTGTATAGGCGCCGATGTTGAGGAAGCCGCAGCAAACTTAAAACCGGGTCAAATATTATTGTTAGAAAACCTACGTTTTTATAAAGAAGAAACGGCTGGAGATAAAGACTTTGCCGAAAAATTATCAAAACTAGGCGATATTTATGTAAATGACGCCTTTGGTACTGCACACAGGGCACATGCATCTACCACTATTGTTGCACAATTTTTTGCAGAAAATAAATGTTTCGGTAATTTATTAGCACAAGAAATAGAAAGCATTAAAAAAGTAATGGAAACTGGCGAGAAACCTGTTTTAGCTATTCTTGGCGGTGCTAAAGTATCTTCAAAAATAACCATTATTGAAAATATTTTAGATAAAGTAGATCACCTAATTATTGGTGGTGGTATGGCCTTTACCTTTGTAAAAGCGCAAGGCGGAAGCATTGGAAACTCTATTTGTGAAGATGACAAACAAGAGTTAGCTTTAGATATTTTAAAACAAGCTAAAGAAAAAAATGTTCAAGTACATATTCCTGTAGATACCGTAGCTGCCGATGCTTTTAGTAACGATGCCAACACACAAGTTGTAGATATTAATGCCATTCCAGACGGTTGGGAAGGTGTTGATGCAGGACCAAAATCTAGAGAGTTATTCCATAAAGTTGTAATGGAATCAAAAACCATTCTTTGGAACGGGCCTCTTGGTGTTTTTGAAATGGAAAGTTTTGCACAAGGTACTATTGAATTAGGAAATTCTATTGCTGAGGCTACTAAAAACGGCGCATTTTCACTTGTAGGAGGTGGAGATTCTGTTGCAGCAGTTAAGCAATTTGGTTTCCAAGATAAAGTAAGTTATGTAAGTACAGGTGGTGGTGCTATGTTAGAAAGCTTAGAAGGAAAAACACTTCCTGGAATTGCTGCCATATTAGATTAA
- a CDS encoding class I SAM-dependent methyltransferase — MDKNKIHLVVKDYSVSGENFELIQNKEFGFLETHPQPTIEKLPEYYKSEDYISHTDSKRNLFEKIYHLVRRIALNKKLKLINSFKTENKSLLDFGCGTGDFLQTAQKNSWLVTGIEPNEDARNIANKKTNNSVFNSEAFFKLKENTFDVITLWHVLEHLPNLEEHVNILKKLLKPNGVLIIAVPNYKSYDAQFYKQFWAAFDVPRHLWHFNKTSIFKLFSKVSMKVIKTKPMWFDAFYVCLLSEKYKTGKMNFIKAFFNGFISNLKSLSSKEASSLIYIIKNT; from the coding sequence ATGGATAAAAATAAAATACATTTAGTTGTAAAAGATTATTCGGTTTCTGGAGAAAATTTTGAATTAATCCAGAATAAAGAATTTGGTTTTTTAGAAACCCATCCGCAACCTACTATAGAAAAATTACCAGAGTATTATAAAAGTGAAGATTATATTTCACACACAGATTCTAAACGAAATTTATTTGAAAAAATTTATCATTTGGTTAGAAGAATAGCTTTAAATAAAAAGTTAAAGCTGATTAATTCTTTTAAAACTGAAAATAAAAGCCTTTTAGATTTTGGATGTGGTACAGGCGATTTTTTACAAACCGCTCAAAAAAATAGTTGGCTGGTTACTGGAATTGAACCAAATGAAGATGCTCGAAACATAGCAAACAAAAAAACAAATAATTCGGTTTTTAATAGCGAAGCCTTTTTTAAACTTAAAGAAAACACTTTTGATGTTATAACACTTTGGCATGTTTTAGAACACTTACCAAATTTAGAAGAGCATGTAAATATTTTAAAAAAACTATTAAAACCAAATGGCGTTTTAATAATTGCGGTTCCAAATTATAAAAGTTATGATGCGCAATTTTATAAACAATTTTGGGCAGCTTTTGATGTACCTAGACATCTTTGGCATTTTAATAAAACTTCAATCTTTAAATTATTTTCAAAAGTATCAATGAAAGTTATTAAAACGAAACCTATGTGGTTTGATGCGTTTTATGTATGCTTACTTTCAGAAAAATATAAAACAGGTAAAATGAATTTTATTAAAGCCTTTTTTAATGGTTTTATTTCAAATTTAAAATCGTTGAGCTCAAAAGAGGCTTCTTCTTTAATTTATATCATAAAAAACACATAA
- a CDS encoding twin-arginine translocase TatA/TatE family subunit has translation MSLYILPLAFGPWQIALIVVVVLLLFGGKKIPELMRGLGSGIKEFKDASKEEGTDSDKKE, from the coding sequence ATGAGCTTATATATATTACCATTAGCATTTGGACCTTGGCAAATAGCCTTAATTGTTGTTGTTGTTCTGTTATTATTTGGAGGTAAAAAAATACCAGAATTAATGAGAGGTTTAGGTAGCGGTATCAAAGAATTTAAAGATGCTAGCAAAGAAGAAGGTACCGATAGTGATAAAAAAGAATAA
- the mnmG gene encoding tRNA uridine-5-carboxymethylaminomethyl(34) synthesis enzyme MnmG: MFNEVYDVIVVGAGHAGSEAAAAAANMGSKTLLITMNLQNIAQMSCNPAMGGIAKGQIVREIDALGGYSGIVSDTSAIQFKMLNKSKGPAMWSPRVQSDRMRFSEDWRLLLEKTPNLDFYQEMVSGLLIKGDRVVGVKTSLGVEIKSKSVVLTNGTFLNGLIHIGDKNFGGGRAGEKAATGITEQLVDLGFDSGRMKTGTPPRVDGRSLDFSKMVEQPGDDNPEKFSYLDITKPLSKQRSCHMSYTSPLVHDLLREGFDRSPMFNGRIKSLGPRYCPSIEDKINRFADKDRHQLFVEPEGWHTVEYYINGFSTSLPEDVQFRALRSVEGFENVKFFRPGYAIEYDYFPPTQLKHTLETKLVSGLYFAGQINGTTGYEEAASQGLMAGINASLKVQERDAFTLKRDEAYIGVLIDDLITKGTEEPYRMFTSRAEYRTLLRQDNADLRLTPKGFELGLASEKRLKRMEEKHESAKQFVSFFETTSVKPEEINPILESKNSSPVKQSGKLFKIFARPNIEMKDIRKVKSVEEYISKNNLDAEVIEQAEIQVKYAGYIAKEKNNADKLSRLEYVKIPPNFDYSKIKSMSFEAREKLKKIQPTTVSQASRISGVSPNDISVLLVYMGR; encoded by the coding sequence ATGTTTAATGAAGTTTATGATGTAATAGTTGTTGGTGCTGGTCATGCTGGTAGTGAGGCTGCCGCTGCTGCTGCCAACATGGGAAGTAAAACATTGTTGATAACAATGAATTTACAAAACATAGCTCAAATGTCTTGCAATCCTGCTATGGGAGGAATTGCAAAAGGACAAATTGTTAGAGAGATTGATGCGCTTGGTGGTTACAGTGGTATTGTTTCTGACACTTCTGCTATTCAATTTAAAATGCTAAATAAGTCTAAAGGACCTGCTATGTGGAGTCCAAGAGTGCAGAGTGATAGAATGCGATTTTCTGAAGATTGGAGATTGCTTTTAGAGAAAACTCCAAACCTTGATTTTTATCAAGAAATGGTTTCTGGTTTATTAATTAAAGGAGATCGTGTTGTAGGCGTAAAAACATCATTAGGTGTAGAGATTAAATCTAAGTCTGTTGTACTAACTAATGGTACTTTTTTAAATGGCTTAATTCATATAGGTGATAAAAATTTTGGTGGAGGTAGGGCAGGAGAAAAAGCTGCAACTGGAATAACAGAACAGCTTGTTGATTTAGGTTTTGATTCTGGTAGAATGAAAACAGGGACACCGCCAAGAGTTGACGGTAGAAGTTTAGATTTTTCTAAAATGGTAGAGCAACCAGGTGATGACAATCCCGAAAAATTCTCTTATTTAGATATTACAAAACCTTTATCTAAACAACGCTCTTGTCATATGTCTTATACAAGTCCTTTGGTGCATGATTTGCTTAGAGAAGGATTTGATAGGTCGCCTATGTTTAACGGTAGAATTAAAAGTTTAGGTCCTAGATATTGTCCGTCAATTGAAGATAAGATAAATCGATTTGCAGATAAAGATCGTCATCAATTATTTGTAGAACCAGAAGGGTGGCATACTGTAGAATATTATATTAATGGTTTTTCAACTTCGCTACCAGAAGATGTTCAGTTTAGAGCATTACGTTCAGTTGAAGGTTTTGAAAATGTAAAGTTCTTTAGACCAGGTTATGCTATAGAGTATGATTATTTTCCACCTACTCAATTAAAGCATACGTTAGAAACTAAGTTGGTAAGTGGCTTGTATTTTGCAGGTCAAATTAACGGTACAACGGGATATGAAGAAGCGGCTTCGCAAGGTTTAATGGCAGGAATAAATGCCAGTTTAAAAGTGCAGGAAAGAGATGCTTTTACATTAAAAAGAGATGAGGCTTATATAGGTGTTTTAATAGATGATTTAATTACTAAAGGCACAGAAGAGCCTTATAGAATGTTTACATCTAGAGCAGAATATAGAACGTTGTTGCGTCAAGATAATGCAGATTTAAGATTAACACCAAAAGGTTTTGAGTTAGGTTTGGCTTCAGAAAAGCGTTTAAAACGTATGGAAGAAAAACATGAATCTGCTAAACAATTTGTGTCTTTTTTTGAAACAACAAGTGTAAAACCAGAGGAGATAAATCCTATTTTAGAAAGCAAAAATTCATCGCCAGTTAAACAATCTGGTAAGCTCTTTAAAATATTTGCTAGACCTAATATTGAAATGAAAGATATTAGAAAAGTTAAAAGTGTTGAAGAGTATATTTCTAAAAATAATTTAGATGCTGAAGTGATAGAGCAGGCAGAAATTCAGGTTAAATATGCTGGTTATATTGCTAAAGAAAAAAATAATGCCGATAAATTGAGTAGGTTAGAATATGTAAAAATTCCACCAAATTTTGATTATTCTAAAATTAAATCCATGAGTTTTGAAGCTCGTGAAAAGCTTAAAAAAATACAACCAACAACGGTATCTCAAGCATCAAGAATTAGCGGAGTATCACCTAATGATATTTCTGTTTTATTGGTTTATATGGGTAGATAA
- a CDS encoding M23 family metallopeptidase, translating into MLSMKKKPKKIKKKLLDKYRLVILNELTFEERLSFKLTRLNVFVFASLSAIFLIAITYIIIAFTPLREYIPGYSSTALKKKATELSFKTDSLQQVIAMNELYYGSIKKVLKGDVSAANFNKDSIIEAVKLEASEVDFKPSVEDSLLREKVDKEDKYNLFESATTATNFVLFPPVNGTISQHYNIEEKHYAVDVVVPKNTPVKATADGIVIFSEWTANTGYVIIIEHSYGLISVYKHNAELTKSQGDLVKAGEVIATAGNTGELSTGPHLHFELWNDGYPINPTNFIDFK; encoded by the coding sequence TTGCTTTCCATGAAGAAAAAGCCTAAAAAAATAAAAAAGAAATTACTAGATAAGTATAGATTAGTAATACTTAACGAGCTTACTTTTGAAGAACGATTATCTTTCAAACTAACAAGGCTTAATGTTTTTGTTTTTGCATCTTTATCGGCTATTTTTTTAATAGCCATTACTTATATAATAATAGCCTTTACTCCGCTTAGAGAGTATATTCCAGGGTATTCTTCAACAGCATTAAAAAAGAAAGCCACAGAGCTTAGTTTTAAAACAGATTCATTGCAACAAGTTATAGCTATGAATGAGTTGTATTATGGTTCTATAAAAAAGGTATTAAAAGGAGATGTTAGTGCTGCTAACTTTAATAAAGATTCTATTATTGAAGCCGTAAAATTAGAAGCTAGTGAGGTAGATTTTAAACCTTCAGTAGAAGATTCTCTTTTAAGAGAAAAAGTTGATAAGGAAGACAAATATAATTTGTTTGAATCTGCTACAACAGCAACTAATTTTGTGTTATTTCCACCAGTTAATGGTACTATTAGCCAACATTATAACATAGAAGAAAAACATTATGCTGTAGATGTAGTTGTGCCTAAAAACACTCCTGTTAAAGCTACAGCCGATGGCATTGTAATTTTTTCTGAATGGACCGCCAACACAGGTTATGTAATTATTATAGAACATAGTTATGGGTTAATTTCAGTATATAAACACAATGCAGAACTTACAAAATCTCAGGGCGATTTGGTAAAAGCAGGCGAAGTTATTGCTACGGCAGGAAATACTGGAGAACTCTCAACAGGCCCGCATTTACATTTTGAACTCTGGAATGACGGTTATCCCATTAATCCAACAAATTTTATAGATTTTAAATAA
- a CDS encoding LysM peptidoglycan-binding domain-containing protein, translating to MAFRFFILILLLGSSVCYSQSQEAVTSSNKPVIDTLINNEIGKEKLINETTKDSTVTDSTGIKNLKDNELASKIDKKWQEELYSNHLFDTIYKTVTELDFKEVDYPELPTDTLKARLEALNAKTPFNVEYNPSLESVIKYYLKHRRKLLQKLITLSAFYFPMFERELDNANIPLEIKYLAIVESALKPKAKSRVGATGLWQFMFSTGKMYGLDVSSYVDERSDPIKSTQAATKYLAKLYEIFGDWDLALAAYNSGPGNVTKAIRRSGGYKNYWNIRHNLPRETAGYLPAFLANMYIFEYAEAHGFVKAKPEFALAETDTVLVKSMITLDQVSEVTGTPIEQLQFLNPSYKLDIIPVIKGENYYLRLPRNVVGTFVNNEDKIYAFAKEEFAKREKPLPQFFNATDRVRYKVQSGDYLGKIARRYGVRVSQIKRWNGLRSNNLQIGQRLTIYPRKSYTPSVTSSSTSKKPTVTKPISGNVVIYTVKSGDSLWSISQKFSGVSVQNIKDWNGISGSKLKPGMKLKISKG from the coding sequence ATGGCTTTTCGTTTTTTTATACTCATATTACTTTTAGGATCTTCGGTTTGCTATTCGCAATCACAAGAAGCAGTTACATCATCAAATAAACCAGTTATTGATACATTAATTAATAATGAAATTGGTAAAGAAAAATTAATTAATGAAACAACAAAGGATAGTACAGTTACAGATAGTACAGGTATTAAAAACTTAAAAGACAATGAATTAGCTTCTAAAATTGATAAAAAATGGCAAGAAGAATTATACAGCAATCACCTTTTTGATACCATATACAAAACAGTTACTGAGTTAGATTTTAAAGAAGTAGACTATCCAGAGTTACCTACAGATACACTAAAAGCAAGATTAGAAGCACTTAATGCTAAAACGCCGTTTAATGTAGAATACAATCCATCACTAGAAAGTGTTATAAAATATTATTTAAAACACAGAAGAAAACTGCTTCAAAAATTAATTACTCTTAGCGCTTTTTATTTCCCCATGTTTGAGCGCGAGTTAGATAACGCTAACATTCCTCTAGAAATAAAATATTTAGCCATTGTAGAGTCGGCATTAAAACCTAAAGCAAAATCAAGAGTAGGTGCAACAGGTTTATGGCAATTTATGTTTAGTACGGGTAAAATGTATGGGTTAGATGTAAGCAGTTATGTTGATGAGCGTAGTGATCCTATTAAATCTACACAGGCTGCAACCAAATATTTGGCAAAATTATATGAGATTTTTGGCGATTGGGATTTAGCTTTGGCAGCCTATAACTCTGGTCCGGGAAATGTTACAAAAGCCATTCGTAGATCTGGCGGTTATAAAAATTATTGGAATATTAGGCATAACTTACCACGCGAAACGGCAGGATATTTACCAGCATTTTTAGCAAACATGTATATTTTTGAATATGCAGAAGCGCATGGTTTTGTAAAAGCAAAACCCGAGTTTGCTTTGGCCGAAACAGATACGGTTTTGGTTAAAAGTATGATTACTTTAGATCAGGTTTCAGAAGTTACAGGTACTCCAATTGAGCAACTTCAATTTTTAAATCCATCTTACAAACTAGATATTATTCCGGTAATTAAGGGAGAAAATTATTATTTAAGATTACCAAGAAACGTAGTAGGCACCTTTGTAAACAATGAAGATAAAATTTATGCTTTTGCAAAAGAAGAGTTTGCTAAAAGAGAAAAGCCTTTACCGCAATTTTTTAACGCTACCGATAGAGTAAGGTATAAAGTACAATCGGGTGACTATTTAGGTAAAATAGCTAGACGTTATGGTGTTAGAGTAAGCCAAATAAAACGCTGGAACGGACTAAGAAGCAATAATTTACAGATAGGACAACGCTTAACTATTTACCCAAGAAAATCGTATACACCATCTGTAACATCGTCTTCAACTTCAAAAAAACCAACAGTTACAAAGCCTATTTCTGGTAACGTGGTTATATACACAGTTAAAAGTGGCGACTCATTATGGAGTATTTCTCAAAAATTTTCTGGAGTTTCTGTTCAAAATATTAAAGATTGGAACGGTATTAGTGGTAGTAAATTAAAACCAGGAATGAAACTTAAAATTTCCAAAGGATAA
- a CDS encoding DUF4837 family protein → MKKILLLTLLLVVMSCKDKNKTTEDFFYDSSGNINHVSVVIDNDLWNGSVGESIRNLLTQTIYGLPQDEPMFTLSQIPTSVFTGFVTRNRTVLKVEMNKAPEITIKENVYAKPQKVIVLSGKTKQDIIDLVTENSDKIVETFKAMEIAERQRQIAKSPHKITQIKEKLGLTIQFPSIYEIAKETDNFFWLRKDITTGHSHLMIYELPYNAIKRNDSTVTQIIKIRDSIGQAYFKGRLDGTVKADGTTISSYMVTEDAYTPFHGETIIDNKPAFETKGIWELTNDFMGGPFINYTIEDKVNKRWVGVEGFIFAPSVEKRNYMLELEAIIKSVKIE, encoded by the coding sequence ATGAAAAAAATTCTTCTACTAACCTTATTATTGGTGGTAATGTCTTGTAAAGACAAAAATAAAACCACTGAAGATTTCTTTTATGATTCAAGCGGAAACATTAACCATGTATCAGTAGTTATAGATAATGATTTGTGGAACGGGAGCGTTGGAGAATCTATTAGAAACCTACTAACCCAAACTATTTATGGGCTTCCGCAAGATGAACCTATGTTTACATTGAGTCAAATTCCAACTTCAGTCTTTACGGGTTTTGTTACCAGAAACAGAACCGTTTTAAAGGTTGAAATGAATAAAGCACCAGAAATAACTATTAAAGAAAATGTGTATGCCAAACCACAAAAAGTTATTGTGCTTTCAGGAAAAACAAAACAAGATATTATAGATTTAGTAACTGAAAATAGCGATAAAATAGTAGAAACCTTTAAAGCAATGGAAATTGCCGAAAGACAACGTCAAATAGCTAAATCACCTCATAAAATAACCCAAATAAAAGAAAAGTTAGGCTTAACCATTCAATTTCCTTCAATTTATGAAATTGCAAAAGAAACCGATAATTTCTTTTGGTTAAGAAAAGATATTACAACAGGTCATTCGCATTTAATGATTTATGAGCTACCATACAATGCCATAAAAAGAAATGACAGTACCGTAACACAAATAATTAAGATTAGAGACTCTATAGGGCAGGCATATTTTAAAGGGCGCTTAGATGGAACTGTTAAAGCAGATGGAACAACAATTAGTTCTTATATGGTTACCGAAGATGCTTACACACCATTTCATGGAGAAACCATTATTGATAATAAACCCGCTTTTGAAACCAAAGGCATTTGGGAATTAACTAACGATTTTATGGGAGGCCCTTTTATAAATTACACTATTGAAGATAAAGTAAACAAACGTTGGGTTGGTGTTGAAGGCTTTATATTTGCTCCTTCAGTAGAAAAACGTAATTATATGCTAGAACTAGAGGCTATTATTAAGTCTGTAAAAATTGAATAA
- a CDS encoding OmpH family outer membrane protein translates to MKNLIYLLLVVLVFTSCQQQKIGYVNNGTLLKDYQEAKDLETEFQGKEEAFKKKADSIGQAFQLEVQETQLKAQKSSQKKAQELMGGLQQKQQLLQQQMQFEQQQLAQSAQAESDSLVLKIKDFIKDYAKKNQYTFILGTSDGASSVIYGKEGTDLTETILEALNAEYKKE, encoded by the coding sequence ATGAAAAATTTAATTTATCTTCTACTTGTAGTTTTGGTATTCACGTCATGCCAACAACAAAAAATTGGTTATGTAAATAACGGAACACTACTAAAAGATTATCAAGAAGCTAAAGATTTAGAAACAGAGTTTCAAGGAAAAGAAGAAGCTTTTAAAAAGAAAGCCGATAGTATTGGTCAAGCATTTCAATTAGAAGTTCAAGAAACCCAACTTAAAGCTCAAAAATCTTCTCAAAAAAAGGCTCAGGAGTTAATGGGCGGTTTACAACAAAAACAACAATTGCTACAACAACAAATGCAATTTGAGCAACAACAACTAGCACAATCAGCACAAGCCGAAAGTGATTCTTTAGTTCTTAAAATTAAAGATTTTATTAAAGATTATGCTAAAAAGAATCAATACACATTCATATTGGGCACTAGTGATGGTGCTTCATCTGTTATTTATGGAAAAGAAGGAACCGATTTAACAGAAACTATTCTAGAAGCATTAAATGCCGAATATAAAAAGGAGTAA